GGGAGTTTGGGACAAAAGAACAGGGCGCAAGTATCCATACCGTGAACGTGAAGTGAGAAGACCGAGTAAGAACTGATGAAGACGGTCAGAATCACGGCGTTCAGCATATTACTTACCGATGTTACACTCGCACTTACGGCATTGGCAGGTGATGATTGGTTCGAAAGTGTCCAATTCATCCCATAATTGACAAAGTTTTCCATAGTACATAGCAACAGTCATGGACTCAGTTTGTCGACATTCATGAAGACCCGATTTTATTTGTTGAATACGAGGGCCATCAACGATGCTAAAACGGTCATTAATATCATCCCACAGTAATTTGGGATTTTCATAATTAGGAAGAAGAGCCTTTACCTCCGGTTCAATTGTGTTCATGAGCCACGAAACGAGCAGGGCTTGAACGGTATCCCAATCCTCCGGAGTGCAAGGTGGTTTGGGTTCGTTGATGGTGCCGTTGAGAAAGCCAAATTTGCGACGTGCTTTAAGAGCGGTACGGACTGAATACGACCAATCATCAAAGTTATTGAGATTCAAACGAACATCAGTAATACGGTCTCCAGGTTTGTCATTCTGACCGACAAAGTAAGGAGACGAGGGTTCTATTTTGGGTAGTACAGACGTTGCAGAGGCATCGCCAGACATGGCGGCTCTGTTTTTAGGGTTTatgatttttattttgttttgtaacCTAATACCATGTCAAGATTATGATACGATATAATTGAACGACTTGTGTTTCTCATTAATCATACGAAGGTATTTATAGGAATACATACGACGCCCTAGGTTACATAACCTAGGCCCAATACGGTAAGACAATAATATTAGCCTGACATACAATAGACTCCGTTAGTTTCATACTCGAGTTCAGATGGATATTCCGAGGTTACATTCAGGGCTACGGTGTTCCTAATGTACCGCGAGTAGCACACACAACTTTTTATCGACGTTGGCCAATCGTGGCATAAAGATGCGCATAGCTCTTAGGGGAAAATCTTTCATACGCCAAAACATATCATGTGTCAGTGGCCTAATTTCATCCCAATTTTCAAAGTCGCAATTTGCCATCGACTTGTGAAAACATAGCAAGACACCAAGTCCATTGATGAATCCTGGAAATCAATGATTTGGTGGAGTTGGTAAAGAGTTTTCTACATATTTGTGAAGACTTTCTTAGCTTTATATCTGTAAATAGAGTATGACTATTTATAACGTTTTCCGTTTTTCTCCTCaatctttcttttcattatttTCCCTTTCATTGACGATTTGATTCAGGTTGATCAAGACTCTTTTATTGTTGATGTTGGTGAATAGTTTTGCTTGCACCAGCTGAGAGTTTCGAAGAAATGCATAGACAACCATTGTTGCATGCATACATACACGGTCTTTACATCTAAGAGCAACAGAAGCATGTTGATTTCACACGGAAGCATCCAATAATGTTTTACTTGGGGAGCAAAATCTGCAAATGCTTCAACTCTTTGTACTCTTTGTGTTCCTGAGATTAACTTATCCGTTGTCTCCAATGAATGACCCACTCAATCTCGAGTTGTACTCAAGTGTTGCTTGTGAGTTGTGATACTTGTGTAATTTGACCCCAAATAATGACTTCGGATTTAATTTGTCTTGATTGTGTGCGTTGATTCAAATGAACAAAACGAAATGCCAAGGGTTACAAGTTACAACATTATCTCGTTACACTAATGGCTCCCTCCTATATGTAGCCATGTAGGAAGGCAGTCAGTCGGATATATACAAACTTATGTCAATTCTAAGCCAAAAAAAAATCGTGTAAATTTTCAAATGAGAGAGAGTTTATGCATTCCCAATATGTTCCTACAACATCTAACAACTCTTTTTTCTTGTCTCTGCAATTACAGCCATACAAAGTTATTTTCGTAAATTGTCATGAATTTCGTACaatgtttttctccctgtttatctGGTAATCTCAGGTTTCAAGTTCAGGGACTCTGTGTTCTTAACCAGTTCTTGATATTTATTCTGGAACAGACTTCACTATGGTTATCTCGGGAGGACCCACTGATTCAGGCAACTTTCCGAAACAAATACGGAGTTCCGTTCTTTGACCCGGTAAGCTCTTACAACAAATCTGAAAGCGATAACAGATTAATCGGATAACACTGTCACGTCATGAACCAACACTCTTTTTTAACCAAATACATTGTGGGTTCTGACTTCAAATTCTTCATGTGATATATGCTTCAAATGTATATTGCGATAAAACAATGGTCCAAGTTTACAATACAAAAACATAATTTAATCCGAAAACAAGTTGAAAATCTGTTGACATGAATCACTCATGTGAAAGTAAAACGCTGAGTCATACAATAAGGGAAAAAATGACAGACGCTACCAATGGAAAACTTGCAACAATATATAATACTCGTAAACCAGAATCGCACCAAGTTCCTGCTCGGAATCCTTCAACTCATCAGCTTGATTGTAATGTTTGTTTCTTTAATGTTACTCTGATTCCTTCAGAAAACGGGGTACCAGGGAGTTATCTACTCACTGAGCTCTTCATCATCGCTAAGGTCGAGCACAGTGGGATATATTGTGGCCTCGAACTTCCTGTTTCCATCATCAATCTGCTTCCTCTTGATCTTGAGAACCGACTTCACCAGCGAGGTATCACACCAGTGTGCTTCAATTCCCATAAGATATTCTAGGTTTCCGACTTCTTCCGGAATTTTATCAAGCGACCTGCATCTACGCACAACTAATCGCTCTAGCAT
The Silene latifolia isolate original U9 population chromosome 11, ASM4854445v1, whole genome shotgun sequence genome window above contains:
- the LOC141613065 gene encoding uncharacterized protein LOC141613065; this translates as MSGDASATSVLPKIEPSSPYFVGQNDKPGDRITDVRLNLNNFDDWSYSVRTALKARRKFGFLNGTINEPKPPCTPEDWDTVQALLVSWLMNTIEPEVKALLPNYENPKLLWDDINDRFSIVDGPRIQQIKSGLHECRQTESMTVAMYYGKLCQLWDELDTFEPIITCQCRKCECNIGK